TGGTGGGCATCCTCGGCGCCAACGGATCCGGCAAGTCGACGATGCTGCGATGCGTCGTAGGCCTCACCTCGGTGGACGGCGGCAGCATCGAAATCGGCGGCGAATCCGCGCTGACCCAAGGCCCTGCCCGGAAGGCAGCCATGGTGTTTCAGCAGATTCATCTCGTCGGTCGAAGATCGGTCCTCGATAACGTCTGCGCGGGCGCCCTCGGCAGATTGTCGCTCCGCCGGTCGTGGTCCACCCTCGCATTCCCTCGCGCCCTGCGGGAGGAGGCGATGGGATGCCTCGACCGCGTCGGGCTCGCCGACCGAGCACACGACCGCGCCGACCGACTCTCCGGCGGCCAACAACAACGCGTCGCCATCGCCCGTGCACTGTGCCAACGAGCGCCCGTCCTCCTCGCCGACGAGCCAGTCTCGGCCCTCGACCCAGCCTCGGCCGAACAGGTCATGACGCTGCTGCAATCCTTGGCCTCCGACGGCATCGCCGTCGCCGCCGTGCTGCATCAACCCGATCTTGCGCGACGGCACTGCCATCGCATAATCGGGCTCGATCAGGGCCGGATCTCCTTCTCCTGCGCAGCCTACGACCTGGACGACGACACCGTCGCCGCGCTCTACAGCTCCTCCGAAAGAGTTGAACAATGACCACTCTCGATGTTCGTCGTCTCGAGGTACCGCCTCACCCGCGCCGCCGAATGGGCATGATCGGGGGCGCGGCCCTCGTCGTCGGTTTGATCGCGGTGCACATCTGGGCGGTGGAGGAAACCGATGTATCCGCAACCGCCCTCATCAGCGGGTGGCAGGGCATCGCCTCGTTCCTCGGTTCTGCTTTCCCACCGGACTTTTCGTGGACGACCGTCGTGCAACCGGGCATCGAGGCATGCCTGGTCACTCTGGCGATCGGACTCGTCGGCACGACGTTCTCCATCCCGTTCTCGATTCTGTTCGCCGTACTCGGATCGCGGTCGACGAACCGAAACCCGTTCGCATATCAGGCCGCTCGCGCCGTCATGTCGTTCCTGCGCGCGGTTCCCGACATCGTGTTTGCGCTCATCTTCGTCACCGCCGTCGGGCTCGGTCCGTTCGCAGGCGTGCTGGCGATCATCCTGCACAACACCGGAGTGATGGCCAAGCTGTGGTCCGAGGCGATGGAAGAAATCGACCAGGGGCCCATCGACGCACTACGTGTCGCCGGAGCGTCGAGCACGCAGGTAGCTGTCCATGTAGTCCTACCGACGGTTGTTCCGCAGTTCGTCGGCCTGTTGCTCTACCGGCTCGACGTCAACGTCCGGTCCTCGCTCGTCCTCGGACTGGTCGGCGCAGGTGGTATCGGATTCCTCATCAACCAGTCGATTTCACTGTTCCGTTTCGATGAAATGATGACCTACATCCTGATGGTTCTGGTGCTCGTCGTCGCCGTCGACCTGCTCAGCGGTGCAGTGCGCAAGCGCCTCGGGGCATGACCGCTCTCGCGGCAGTGTGGTCGGGGAGCGCATTTTCCCTACAACAGGTGCCGTTTCCGGACTTGGCCGATGGTGAGGTCCTCGTCGAGATCGAACTGTCGACGGTGTGCGGAAGCGACCTGCACACCGTCGCTGGGCATCGCAGCACACCGGTCCCCACTGTCCTCGGGCACGAAAGCGTCGGACGCGTGGTCGACATCGGCACGGGCGCGACCGTCGCCGTCGGAGATCGGGTGGTGTGGACCGTCGGCACGGCCTGCGGCGCCTGCAGGCGATGTGTGCGCGGTGTGCCGCAGAAGTGCGTCGACCTCCGCAAGTACGGGCATGCAGCAATCAGCGACCGGTGGATTCTCAACGGCGGCTTCGCAACTCACATACACCTTCTCGCCGGGACGCGCGCCGTCGTCGTCCCGGAAGACCTGCCCGCAGCGCTCCTCGCCCCGGCAGGGTGTGCCACGGCCACCGTCGTCTGCGCGGCACGGCGGATCGGGCTCGCCGCGGGTGACGCCGTGGTGGTCCTCGGCTGCGGCATGCTCGGGCTGACGGCGGTGGCCTACGCCCTCGACCGTGGGGCGACGTCGGTGCTCGCCTGCGATCCGAACCCGGCCCGTCGAGCAGCAGCCTCGGAGATCGGGGCGACAGCGGTGTGTGCGCCGGAAGAGTTGGCCGACATCGGCCGCGGAGCGGATGCCATCTTCGAACTGTCCGGGAGCTCGTCTTCTGTCGCCGCTGCACTCGAAGTGGTGGGGCTGGGTGGGCGGATCGTGTTGGTGGGATCGGTGTTTCCCAGTTCAGCTGTGGCGTTCGATCCAGAATTTTTGGTCCGCAACCTCGTCACCGTCTCCGGAAGTCACAATTACGCGCCGTCCGACCTCGTCGAGGCCGTGGAGTTCTTGCAGCGCACACCGGCGGCGCATCTACTGGCTGCTGCCGTCGGCGAGCGTCATCCGCTGGAGGAGATCGATGCTGCCTTCGCCTCTGGGCGGTCCGCAGTGCGGGGCGCCGTCGGCTGACTTCGAGTGGGGTACCCCCGGGGGTACTTGCATACCCCCCTAGGTATGTGCGACAGTGGAACGACAGAGCCGCCGCTGACCGCTGCTGATCGCATACCCCCACCCGTATAGGAGTAGCTGATGTCCGAGTCGGACACCGTTCCGGATTCACGCCGTGAATCGGAAAAACAACAGCACCGCAAACCCGGCATACTCGGCCGACTGGGTAGCACCATGGTCACCCGTCGCAAGTGGGTGTTCGGGGTCTGGCTCATCGCTCTCGTCGCTCTCGGGTCCGCGGCACCATCGGTCTTCACCTCGCTCGCCGGCGCCGGATGGCAGGCCAACGGATCCGAATCCGTCCAGGTCCGCGAACTCGCACAAGAACACTTCGGCGGGAACTCCTCGGCCGCAGTGCAGGTCGTGGTGCACTCCGACACCGCGACGATCGACGACCCCGCCGTGCAGCAGACACTCGCCGCGGTCACCGAAGTCTTCGACGGCGACGCCCGGTTCGGCGAGATCATCGCCCCACAACCAGGCATGACGATCAGCCCCGACCAGCACACCGGCATCGTCATCGCAGGCGCCAATGCAAGCACCGACGAGATGGTCAAAGCCGTCGACGATGTCAAAGGCGACCTGACCGCACTATCCGGTGACGGCATCGAGGTCTACCCCACCGGATCGTCCGCACTGTGGTCGGACTTCAACAAGGCCAACCACGACGCCATGATCCAGGCCGAGTTGATCTCCTGGCCAGTCACTTTGGCGATCATGGTTCTCGCGTTCGGCTCCCTCGTCGCCGCAGGCCTCCCGTTGCTGCTGACCGTCGCCGGACTCGTCGCCTCCGCAGGCGGGCTCGTGCTGCTGAATCAGGTCACGCCGATCTCGGTGTGGGCGATGAACTTCGCAATGATGTTCGCGCTCGCCCTCGGAATCGACTACGCCCTCTTCATCGTCGCCCGGTTCCGTGACGCCCTACGCAAGTCCGATCCGCGGGCCGCGGTCGCCGAAACCATGGACACCGCCGGTAAAGCAGTGGTGCTCTCCGGCCTGACCGTGCTGGTCAGCCTCACCGCCGTCCTACTCGTCCCTGCCCCCGCGGTGCGGACGATGGCCGTCGGAATCATGCTCGCAGTGTTCTTCGTCCTCGTCGCCACCCTGACATTGCTGCCGGCGACGCTCGGCGCCCTCGGCAACAAGGTCAACGCCGCATCACTGCCCTACGCCAAACGCCAAACGCACCGCTCACCGAAGTTCGCGGCCTGGGGCGAACTGCTCCACAAGCACCCATGGCCGTTCGCAGTCGTCTCAGTCGGCATCTTGATCGCACTCGCATTGCCCGTCCTGGGGCTCAAGGTTGCGATGCCGTCCATCGCCGTCGTCCCCGAGGACGCACCCGTCCGCCAAGGCTACGAACTGGTCCAGACACAGTTCGGCGACGGAGCACCCGGCGCACTACAGATAGTCGTCGCCGACGCCGATGCCCAGCAAACCGCGTCAGCGGCAGCAGGCGTCGACGGAATCGCCATGGTCACCCCACCCCAACCCGCCATGGACGGTTCGGGATACTCACTCCTACAAGCACTTCCGACGGTCGATCCTTCGGACGAAGCGATGGGCACCATACTCGCCGACCTCCGCGCCGAGCTTCCGGAGTCTGCACTGGTCGGCGGCGCACCGGCAGAGAACCTGGACCTGCAGCAGGCCCTGAACGACTACCTACCGCTGGTGATCGGCATCATCCTCGTCCTCGGCTTCATTCTGCTGCTCGTCGCACTGCAAGCTCCGTTGATCGCAGTCCTCGGAACTGTCGTCAGTCTGCTGTCCACCGCCGCCGCATTCGGTGTCGCGAAGCTGATCTTCCAGGACGGCCACGGCGCATCCTTGCTCGGCTTCACCCCACAGGGCTTCCTCGACGGCTGGGGACCGGTGTTCTTCTTCGCGATGATCTTCGCCATCGCCATGGACTACACCGTCTTCCTCCTCGCCACCGCGAAAGAACACTACGAGAAGTCCGGTGACGCCAAGATCGCCCAGGTCGACGGCCTCGCCCATTCCGGTCGCGTCATCCTCGCGGCAGCAGCGGTGATGGTCGCGGTGTTCTTCACCTTCGCGCTCTCCGATCCGCTACCGCCGAAAGAAATGGGCATCATTCTCGGTGTCGCAGTCCTACTCGACGCGGTACTGATCAGGCTCATCCTGCTCCCGGTGATGCTGCGCCTGACCGGCCACGCGGCCTGGTGGTCACCGGCATGGCTCCGCAAGGTTCTGCCGTCCATCAGCTTTTCCCACTGACATTTTTCTACAGAAGATCGGAGAGTAGAAAAAATGATCGACAAGTTCTCGGGCTGGCCCATCGAACGCACCGTTCCCGCCCTCGCGGCCGCCGTCGCCGCAACCGGTCTGGTCCTCGGCGAAACCAGCTCCCCACGCTGGCGGTTCCTGAGCGCCTTCGCCGCAGCAAACCTGGGCCTCTACGCTGCAGTCGGATGGTGCCCGGCGAGCCTGCTTCTTTCCAAAACCGGCGTGCCCAGTCTACGTAACGGGTAAGCCTTCAACAGTGCCACTCACAACCGAAAGGACCCACTTATGAACATTGCACTATCGACCACATTGACCGATACCGACTTCGACACCGCCGTCGCCCAAACCAAAGAAGCACTCTCCGCGCAAGGCTTCGGCGTCCTCACCGAAATCGATATGCAGGCCACCCTGAAAGCCAAGCTCGGCGAAGACATGGAGCAGTACCTGATCCTCGGCGCCTGCAACCCGAACCTCGCGCACCGCGCGGTCGGCGTCATGCCCCAGATCGGACTGCTGCTCCCTTGCAACGTCCTCGTCCGCGCCGACACCACCACCGCAGGATCGTTCCTCGTCGAGGCAATGAACCCCGCCATCATGGTCGAGGTCACCGGCGAAACCGAACTGTCCTCCGTCGCACAGGAAGCGACGACCAAGCTGCAGGCAGCGATCTCCGCTCTCGGCGGCAAGAACTCCTGATCCAACCGACGGGGGCGGCCGGGTTCATCCTGGTCGCCCCCGTCTGCGTACTAGGACACAGGCACAACAGCTAACGATCTGTGCGGCGCAGCGCGATGACGTTGTCGGTCACCGTGGCAGTCTGCCCGTCTGGCCCCGATGCGGTTCGCTGTGCTGCTTTCACGCGTATCGGCTGCCAGTGATCGTCGTCGAGGTCGAGCATTTTCAGGGTGTCCTGTGGTGTCGGGAACCGAACGTCGGGGTCCTGGTTCCAGGACCAGGGGGCCGTGGAGGCATGATCGACGATCAGAAGCAGACCCTGCGTTGCGACGCTCTCTGCCGCTCGGCGAAGGACCTGTTCCCTGGGGATGTCGATCGGGGTGTGGAAGTACTGCGCGGACACCAGATCGAACGATCCGCCTGGCAGGGACTGCGATACGTCGCATTTCTCAAAGGTCACGTTGGCGGTGAGGCCCTGCTCTGCGGCCTGGGAGCGGGCGCGTTCGAGGACAGTGGCGGACACGTCGACCGCCGTGACCGTCCATCCCCTGCCTGCGAGCCAGAGTGCGTCCCCGCCTTCGCCGCAGCCGATGTCCAATACCGATCCCGGAGTCAGGTCGGCAGTGATATCGGCGAGCACGGCATTGGGTAGACCGCTCCATGGTCGAATGTTCCTCTGGTAGTGAGGTTCCCAAAAAGACTCGGACGCGGGGCGTGGGATGGTGGAGCCAACTTCATGTGTCGTCACTGTCGTACCTTCGATTCGGTGGGAAATCTATGACGTCGGGCGCCCAGAGTTGCTGCCGCGGCGGAGAACACATCAGGTGCCGTCGGCGCAGTTCGCGTCTCGTCGACGACGCGTCGCACGTCCTCGTCGAGGAGGCTCGCATTGATCGCCGCCGCTGCGGTGAATCCTGCCGCTGCCGAATTGATCACTCCGGCATACATATCGGCGACATTTCCGGCCACCCAGACGCCAGGAACCTGGGTGGCTCCGCTCGGATCTGCGGCGAATACGGAGCCGAGGAGCGCCTCACCCGCCCTCTGTTCGGTTGGATTCAGCTCGAGTGACTCGAGCACCTCGGAGTGCGCGGAGAAGAGCGGCGCAACTACCAAGGCTTGGCAGGCGAATGAGTCGCCCGAGCCCAACCTGACACCCGTCATGCGATCGTCGTCGACGAGGACACCGGCGACGAGGCCGTCGATCACCGAGATTCCGCGGGCGGCGAGCACTTCCCACTGCTGCTCGGTCGGTTCCGGAGCTGTGTGCAAAAACAAAGTGACATCGTCACTGAGCTGACGGAACATCAAAGCCTGATGCACGGCGCCCGGCCCGGTGCCGAGAACTCCGATGGCCTGGTCCCGCACTTCCCATCCATGGCAGTACGGGCAGTGCAGCACGTCACGCCCCCACCGCTCGCGCAGACCAGCGATATCGGGGAGTGTGTCGGTGAGTCCGCTGGCGACCAGAAGCTTCCGGGCGTTCACCTTCTGCCCGTCGGCCACATCGACTGTGAAGCCAGTCTCGGTGCGCTGGGCAGCAACAGCACGTCCGGAGATCACCGTACCGCCGTAGGACGTCAGTTCGTCTCGACCGACAGCAGTCAACTCCGTCGCGGAGATGCCGTCCCGAGTCAAGAAATTGTGCACTCCCTCGGCGGGCGCGTTGCGGGGGCGTCCGGCGTCGACGACGATCACCGAGCGTCGGGAACGCGCCAGTGTCACCGCTGCGCTCAACCCGGCAGCACCACCACCGATCACTGCAACATCCCAGGTGCGGGATCGATTGTTCATGTCTTGTCCGTTCATTGTGTAAATATGAACTGCCCACATCTTCGGGAACAAGTTGTCTTGCTGATCTGTCAAGATGGCGGCATGAACTCCGACATGAGCACCTACCTGGAGCAGACCATCAGCGCAGTCGGGCCCCGGCTACGGGTCCTGCGCAAACAACGCGAGACCACACTGGCCGATCTCTCCGCCGCCACCGGCATCTCCGAGAGCACACTGTCTCGACTGGAGTCGGGGCAGCGTCAACCGACCCTCGAACAATTACTCGCCCTGGCGAGGACGTACCGGATGCAGGTAGACGAACTGATCGGCGGCCCGTTGACAGGCGACCCGCGGGTTCATCTACAGCCGGTGACCCGGTACGGGATGACATGGCTACCGCTCACCCGCCGCGCCGGAGGAGTGCAGGCACACAAACTCATCATCCCGGCGGCACGGTTCGGTGATACGCCGATACCTTCCTCACACGAAGGGTACGAATGGCTCTACGTACTCAACGGACGAGTCCGACTCGTACTCGGAGACCAAGACCTGGCCCTCGTCCCCGGCGAAGCAGCCGAGTTCGATACCCATGTCCCACACTGGTTTTCTACCGCAGACGACGCATCTGCCGAACTGATCATCCTCTTCGGCCAGCAAGGTGAGCGCGCACACCTTCGCGCCCGGCCGGAGCAATGACGCCTGATCGCTGCTGCTCAGAGGAAGTCAGCGCCGTCTTCTATGCCCCCAGGGGTACCATGGGGGAACACCCAGCACAATCCGAAGGAGTCCGACATGAACGGCGACCAAGACAGCATCGCATTGGTACTCAACCGACTGCGACGCGCACATGGCCAACTCGCCGGCGTGATCGGCATGATCGAAAACGGACGCGACTGCAAAGACGTTGTCACCCAACTCGCCGCCGTCTCCCGCGCACTCGACAAAGCCGGCTTCAAAATCGTCGCCACCGGTCTGCGCGAATGCATCACCGGCGAGACCGCCGGCAATACCGAACCGATGACCGAGGCCGAACTCGAGAAGCTATTCCTCGCGCTGGCTTGACCGTCTGGAAGTGGCTGACGGGAGCCCTCACAATACTGGTAACAGTGGTGTGCGCAGTGATCATCTCCACCTTCACGCCGCCAGTCGTCCTCTTCCCCGTCTACGCACTGGCCTCTGCCGTCTTACTGTTCCTGGGCGCACTATGGCTCGTACTCGCACTGATCGGGTGGTTCAAATACCATTCGCTGCGATGGACCGCAGTTGCACCTGCCATCGTCATCGTCACAGCCGCACTCGTCTTGTTATCCGTACCGTCGAAAGGCGCATTCGCGCTATCGAAGGGCGCACTGGAAACCGTCGCCCAGGACTGCA
This region of Rhodococcus sp. PAMC28707 genomic DNA includes:
- a CDS encoding ATP-binding cassette domain-containing protein, with amino-acid sequence MTTDLLSETVCGAVAFERNAPALSIRALRTSFGDRTVLHGVDLDVHAGELVGILGANGSGKSTMLRCVVGLTSVDGGSIEIGGESALTQGPARKAAMVFQQIHLVGRRSVLDNVCAGALGRLSLRRSWSTLAFPRALREEAMGCLDRVGLADRAHDRADRLSGGQQQRVAIARALCQRAPVLLADEPVSALDPASAEQVMTLLQSLASDGIAVAAVLHQPDLARRHCHRIIGLDQGRISFSCAAYDLDDDTVAALYSSSERVEQ
- the phnE gene encoding phosphonate ABC transporter, permease protein PhnE, translating into MTTLDVRRLEVPPHPRRRMGMIGGAALVVGLIAVHIWAVEETDVSATALISGWQGIASFLGSAFPPDFSWTTVVQPGIEACLVTLAIGLVGTTFSIPFSILFAVLGSRSTNRNPFAYQAARAVMSFLRAVPDIVFALIFVTAVGLGPFAGVLAIILHNTGVMAKLWSEAMEEIDQGPIDALRVAGASSTQVAVHVVLPTVVPQFVGLLLYRLDVNVRSSLVLGLVGAGGIGFLINQSISLFRFDEMMTYILMVLVLVVAVDLLSGAVRKRLGA
- a CDS encoding zinc-binding dehydrogenase, which produces MTALAAVWSGSAFSLQQVPFPDLADGEVLVEIELSTVCGSDLHTVAGHRSTPVPTVLGHESVGRVVDIGTGATVAVGDRVVWTVGTACGACRRCVRGVPQKCVDLRKYGHAAISDRWILNGGFATHIHLLAGTRAVVVPEDLPAALLAPAGCATATVVCAARRIGLAAGDAVVVLGCGMLGLTAVAYALDRGATSVLACDPNPARRAAASEIGATAVCAPEELADIGRGADAIFELSGSSSSVAAALEVVGLGGRIVLVGSVFPSSAVAFDPEFLVRNLVTVSGSHNYAPSDLVEAVEFLQRTPAAHLLAAAVGERHPLEEIDAAFASGRSAVRGAVG
- a CDS encoding MMPL family transporter, with translation MSESDTVPDSRRESEKQQHRKPGILGRLGSTMVTRRKWVFGVWLIALVALGSAAPSVFTSLAGAGWQANGSESVQVRELAQEHFGGNSSAAVQVVVHSDTATIDDPAVQQTLAAVTEVFDGDARFGEIIAPQPGMTISPDQHTGIVIAGANASTDEMVKAVDDVKGDLTALSGDGIEVYPTGSSALWSDFNKANHDAMIQAELISWPVTLAIMVLAFGSLVAAGLPLLLTVAGLVASAGGLVLLNQVTPISVWAMNFAMMFALALGIDYALFIVARFRDALRKSDPRAAVAETMDTAGKAVVLSGLTVLVSLTAVLLVPAPAVRTMAVGIMLAVFFVLVATLTLLPATLGALGNKVNAASLPYAKRQTHRSPKFAAWGELLHKHPWPFAVVSVGILIALALPVLGLKVAMPSIAVVPEDAPVRQGYELVQTQFGDGAPGALQIVVADADAQQTASAAAGVDGIAMVTPPQPAMDGSGYSLLQALPTVDPSDEAMGTILADLRAELPESALVGGAPAENLDLQQALNDYLPLVIGIILVLGFILLLVALQAPLIAVLGTVVSLLSTAAAFGVAKLIFQDGHGASLLGFTPQGFLDGWGPVFFFAMIFAIAMDYTVFLLATAKEHYEKSGDAKIAQVDGLAHSGRVILAAAAVMVAVFFTFALSDPLPPKEMGIILGVAVLLDAVLIRLILLPVMLRLTGHAAWWSPAWLRKVLPSISFSH
- a CDS encoding YgaP-like transmembrane domain — protein: MIDKFSGWPIERTVPALAAAVAATGLVLGETSSPRWRFLSAFAAANLGLYAAVGWCPASLLLSKTGVPSLRNG
- a CDS encoding DUF302 domain-containing protein, whose product is MNIALSTTLTDTDFDTAVAQTKEALSAQGFGVLTEIDMQATLKAKLGEDMEQYLILGACNPNLAHRAVGVMPQIGLLLPCNVLVRADTTTAGSFLVEAMNPAIMVEVTGETELSSVAQEATTKLQAAISALGGKNS
- a CDS encoding class I SAM-dependent methyltransferase — protein: MTTHEVGSTIPRPASESFWEPHYQRNIRPWSGLPNAVLADITADLTPGSVLDIGCGEGGDALWLAGRGWTVTAVDVSATVLERARSQAAEQGLTANVTFEKCDVSQSLPGGSFDLVSAQYFHTPIDIPREQVLRRAAESVATQGLLLIVDHASTAPWSWNQDPDVRFPTPQDTLKMLDLDDDHWQPIRVKAAQRTASGPDGQTATVTDNVIALRRTDR
- a CDS encoding NAD(P)/FAD-dependent oxidoreductase, which produces MNNRSRTWDVAVIGGGAAGLSAAVTLARSRRSVIVVDAGRPRNAPAEGVHNFLTRDGISATELTAVGRDELTSYGGTVISGRAVAAQRTETGFTVDVADGQKVNARKLLVASGLTDTLPDIAGLRERWGRDVLHCPYCHGWEVRDQAIGVLGTGPGAVHQALMFRQLSDDVTLFLHTAPEPTEQQWEVLAARGISVIDGLVAGVLVDDDRMTGVRLGSGDSFACQALVVAPLFSAHSEVLESLELNPTEQRAGEALLGSVFAADPSGATQVPGVWVAGNVADMYAGVINSAAAGFTAAAAINASLLDEDVRRVVDETRTAPTAPDVFSAAAATLGARRHRFPTESKVRQ
- a CDS encoding XRE family transcriptional regulator; protein product: MSTYLEQTISAVGPRLRVLRKQRETTLADLSAATGISESTLSRLESGQRQPTLEQLLALARTYRMQVDELIGGPLTGDPRVHLQPVTRYGMTWLPLTRRAGGVQAHKLIIPAARFGDTPIPSSHEGYEWLYVLNGRVRLVLGDQDLALVPGEAAEFDTHVPHWFSTADDASAELIILFGQQGERAHLRARPEQ
- a CDS encoding metal-sensitive transcriptional regulator encodes the protein MNGDQDSIALVLNRLRRAHGQLAGVIGMIENGRDCKDVVTQLAAVSRALDKAGFKIVATGLRECITGETAGNTEPMTEAELEKLFLALA